A genomic window from Flavobacterium azooxidireducens includes:
- a CDS encoding cell division ATP-binding protein FtsE — MSNTIASLKNVNIFQEQNMILKNVSLEVNRGDFIYVIGKTGSGKSSFMKTLYADLPLTEGEGSIVDFDLAKLKEKDIPYLRRKIGIVFQDFKLLPDRSIFENLEFVLKATGWIEKAEMKQKIDEVMEKVGMKSMLHKMPHQLSGGEQQRVAIARALLNDPELILADEPTGNLDPQTSVEVMEVLRKINQNGKTIIMCTHDYALIMKFPSKTLKCEDSTIFEVVQRTV, encoded by the coding sequence ATGTCGAATACGATCGCTTCTTTAAAAAACGTCAATATTTTTCAGGAACAAAACATGATTTTAAAAAATGTCTCTTTGGAAGTAAACCGTGGAGATTTTATTTATGTGATTGGAAAAACCGGTTCCGGGAAAAGTAGTTTTATGAAAACGCTTTATGCTGATTTGCCTTTAACAGAAGGCGAAGGTTCGATTGTAGATTTTGATTTAGCTAAATTGAAAGAAAAAGATATTCCGTATTTGCGACGAAAAATCGGGATTGTTTTTCAGGATTTTAAGTTGTTGCCAGACAGAAGTATTTTTGAGAACCTCGAATTTGTCTTAAAAGCAACCGGTTGGATTGAAAAAGCAGAAATGAAGCAAAAGATTGATGAAGTGATGGAAAAAGTGGGTATGAAATCAATGCTTCACAAAATGCCACATCAACTTTCGGGTGGTGAACAACAACGAGTTGCCATTGCCAGAGCTTTATTAAACGATCCGGAATTAATCTTAGCCGATGAACCGACAGGAAATCTTGATCCGCAAACCAGTGTGGAGGTTATGGAAGTTCTCAGAAAAATCAATCAAAACGGCAAAACGATTATTATGTGCACGCACGACTATGCATTGATTATGAAATTCC